Within Anaerobranca gottschalkii DSM 13577, the genomic segment GCCGTTGAAGATGAAGTTGATGAATCTTTAAACGATTTTATAAGAAAAATTACCTTACAGTTAACAGATGGAAATAATCCCCTTATTAAATCCTTACTAAATAGAGAGCCGATAAAGAAGGTTAAAGCAGATCCTAATTTATTAGGGGAAAGTTTAGTAGCATTAAAATTTACCGATTATGCTATAGTTCCTTTGATAGCTAAGAAACAGGCTATAGGAGTTATTTTAGTAGATAACAAATTTAATGGTAAACCAATTACCGATGAAGATATGGATTCCTTGATAACATTAGTTAATCAAGGGGCTTTGGCTATTGAAAACATTATGCTTTATGAAAAATTTGCTGGGTTAGCTATAACCGATGGTTTAACAGGTCTATATAATCATAGGTTTTTTAAGGAACAATTAACTAAATTAATTAATGAAAAACAAAGTTTTGCCCTTTTAGTAATTGATATAGATGATTTTAAAGAATTCAATGAAATTTATGGTCATGCTTGTGGAGATAGTATTTTATCTTCTGTTGGAGAAAGTATCAAGAAAGTAGTGGGAAGTAAAGGAATCCCTTGTAGGTATGGTGGTGATGAATTTACTATTATATTACCCAATTATTCCCGTATTCAAGGGAAGGAATTAGCAGTTCAAATCCAAGAAGAAGTAAAAAAAGTATCCTTAAATTTTAACGGAGTAGTACAGAAGCCCTTAACTTTGAGTATAGGTTTGGCCCTTTATCCTACAGATGCCAATACGGGTGAGGAACTGTTTTGCCATGCAGATAGTAAATTAAAAATATCTAAGATTTCAGGAAAAGATACCATCACTTAAAACTAAAAAAGGTGGTAAAAACTATGATTATAATCATTTTTGCCTATTTAATGTTTATATTTTTAAGTTTTAAAGTAACTATTTTTAGAGGAACAACCAAGTTAGAATCTAGGTTACTTCCAGAAGGAAGTGATATTACTATAGGTGAAATGTCCTTCTCGCCAGAAAGAATAGTTTATTACATCTCTCTTTCCAAGCAGATTAAGGAAGATGAATTAGATAAGAATTTACATGTGGAGTATGTTTCCAAAGGAATTTTCGATACAGTACCTTTAGCTATCCAAGTCTACTTAAATCAGGGTCAAAATAAGAAGCTAGTTGCAGAACTTTTAGAACAAAGATTTGATTTACCTGCTTTAGATAGTCTATTAGGAGAAAATAAAATTAGTAAAGAGCAGTATGAATATATTAAAAAATATAAGTTTAAACATCCATCTACTAAAAATCTACTTTTATTTGAAGTTAAAAAACGGCTTAAAGAAACTAATTTTAATAATTATATCAATTAGGTATAATAGTTATAGGGCACCCTATAACTATTTTTTTGGAGGGTAATAAATGAATATAAAAGATATATTAAGGGAAAATCCACTGGTTTTAGCACCAATGGCTGGAGTAACGGATAAAACCTTTAGGCAAATAGTAAAAAATCATAACTGTGGCTTATTATACACAGAAATGGTCAGTACTAAAGGCCTTATCTTTGGTACAGAAAGGACCGGAGAAATAATCGATATTACCGATGATCAACATCCCATAACGGTTCAAATATTTGGAAATAATCCTGAAGAATTTGGTAAGGTTGTAGATTTTGTTCAGCAAAAGGGTGCTGACTTTATAGATATAAATATGGGTTGTCCAGCACCTAAAATTGTAAAAAATGGTGAAGGAGCCGCTTTGTTAAAAGATATAGACAAAGGGAGGGCTATCATTAGAGAAGTAGTGAAAAACTCCTCTGTACCTGTAACAATTAAGATAAGAAAAGGTTGGGATAATTCTAGTATTATAGCAATAGAATATGCTCAAATGGCTGAAAGTGAAGGAGTAAGTGCTATAGCTGTTCATGGTCGAACAAGGGAACAATTTTATAGTGGCAAAGCAGATTGGGATATAATTAAAAGGGTAAGGGAATCAGTTAGTATTCCTGTCATAGGCAATGGTGATATCTTTACACCGGAAGATGCTAAAAAAATGTTGGATTACACAAAATGCCATGGAGTAATGATTGGTAGAGGGGCTATGGGAAATCCATGGATCTTTAGTAGAACATATCAGTATCTTACAACAGGTATAATAACTAAAGAGCCATCGGCAGTAGATAAAATAGAAACAGCCCTCTATCATTTAAGAGAACATGTTAAATATAAAGGTGAATATTTAGGAGTAAGGCAAATGCGAAAACATCTGGCATGGTATTTGAAAGGTTTACCCAAAGCTTCAGAAATAAGAAATATAATAAATACTTTAGATACTTTAGAAGAAGTAGAAAAAACACTATTACAATATAAATTAGAATTAACCAAGACGCCATAAAGGCGTTTTTCCAATTTTTAGTTCTAAAATCTTGTGCTTTATAATAATTTAAATTATAATAATTGTAAACATTTTTGTGCACAATATTTAGGGGTGGGTTTAATGGATTTTTATAAGATAAATGATAAAACAATAAGTAGAGAAAAAATAATTAAGTACATAGATAAAATTTTAACTATGCGATCTTTAGGGCATTCACAAGCAGAAGTAGCGAACTTAATTAATACTGATAGAACTTTTATTTCGAGAATAGAATCTTTAGGAGAAGTACGAAAGGGAAAAACCATAGCCTTAGTTGGTTTTCCTATTGGTAATGCTCAAGAGGTAAGAGATCTAGCCCAAAAATACGGAGTAAATTATGTTTTTTTATTAAGTGAGAAGGAAAGATGGGAATTTCTAATCTCCCAAACAGGCCTTGAATTATTTGACCAACTAATTAAGATAGTAGGAGAAATACGAAAATATGATACAGTAATTCTTATGGGGTCCGATATGAGAATCAAGGTTTTAGAATCTTTATTGGATAATGAAGTAATTGGGATTAATATAGGAGAATCCCCTATAAAGAAAGATGTTTATGTAGATCTAGAATATTTAGATAGAGTTTTTCAAAATATAGTGTAGAATGGGGTGTAATTAATAATGAAGAGGGTAGTCAGTGTTAGTTTAGGTTCTAGTGACAGA encodes:
- a CDS encoding sensor domain-containing diguanylate cyclase; this encodes MKKDKLLILINLIIVIGLLFFMDQSIQLNLIGKFIIFLSSLCISILTNFIKVYYPKLFKLAVVTGSFILTQIIVLSVGQYSSVNVIFYLFPMVLAVLAYGVTGGFIIFSLAILNYYLVFLLGPMSSFEIIHNIIVLGIINLVFCFLIAKTEEANNKNQDWLEKLHSKINELSLLKEIGNLMQTTTNLKKVNKIVLTAITAGYGLGFNRGLLFLVKEKDGKKVLQGEMAIGPLSQQEAYRIWGNVVRTQNSLSDVIAVEDEVDESLNDFIRKITLQLTDGNNPLIKSLLNREPIKKVKADPNLLGESLVALKFTDYAIVPLIAKKQAIGVILVDNKFNGKPITDEDMDSLITLVNQGALAIENIMLYEKFAGLAITDGLTGLYNHRFFKEQLTKLINEKQSFALLVIDIDDFKEFNEIYGHACGDSILSSVGESIKKVVGSKGIPCRYGGDEFTIILPNYSRIQGKELAVQIQEEVKKVSLNFNGVVQKPLTLSIGLALYPTDANTGEELFCHADSKLKISKISGKDTIT
- the dusB gene encoding tRNA dihydrouridine synthase DusB, producing the protein MNIKDILRENPLVLAPMAGVTDKTFRQIVKNHNCGLLYTEMVSTKGLIFGTERTGEIIDITDDQHPITVQIFGNNPEEFGKVVDFVQQKGADFIDINMGCPAPKIVKNGEGAALLKDIDKGRAIIREVVKNSSVPVTIKIRKGWDNSSIIAIEYAQMAESEGVSAIAVHGRTREQFYSGKADWDIIKRVRESVSIPVIGNGDIFTPEDAKKMLDYTKCHGVMIGRGAMGNPWIFSRTYQYLTTGIITKEPSAVDKIETALYHLREHVKYKGEYLGVRQMRKHLAWYLKGLPKASEIRNIINTLDTLEEVEKTLLQYKLELTKTP
- a CDS encoding transcriptional regulator, with the translated sequence MDFYKINDKTISREKIIKYIDKILTMRSLGHSQAEVANLINTDRTFISRIESLGEVRKGKTIALVGFPIGNAQEVRDLAQKYGVNYVFLLSEKERWEFLISQTGLELFDQLIKIVGEIRKYDTVILMGSDMRIKVLESLLDNEVIGINIGESPIKKDVYVDLEYLDRVFQNIV